The following is a genomic window from bacterium.
GCACCCAGGCCGAGAGCATATGAGCCGTTCCTGAATATCCCGCCGTGGGAGATGTGAAACCGGTAGGAGTCGAAGCTTCCATAGGCAAGCTCCCATGATGTTTCGGGCTTGGTGTAATCGCGCGGGACAATATTGACAACGCCTCCCAGGCCGGAGATGCCGGTGAGCATGGCGGCGCTCGAACGCATGACTTCGATGCGCTCGATGTCCGAAGACGTGAAAAACGACGGCAGCTCGTGGAACTCACGGTACAGCGCGCCGTCCACTGCATAGTCGGGATAGGGGTACGTCTGGCCGCGGACGGAGAAGAAGTCCTTTACTTTCCGGCCCCGTGTTTCGACCCATGCTCCCGGAACATATTCCATAGCCTCGATGACGGTGCTGGCTCCCTGTTTTTCGATGTCTTCGCGGTCAACGACGCTCACGGCGGACTGAAGGCCCGGCGATTCGATGAGCGGATCATGGATAAGATCACGGACACCGGTTCCCGTCACCTCGATGGGTTCGAGAACGTAGACGGATTCCCTGTCTTTACGCGACGGCGGTGTTTCAGCGACCGCAGTGTCCGTGGCCTTCGTTCCCCGACCCTCCTTGGTGAATTCGAGCCAGATGCCGTACCTGACACCCTCGCTGTCCGGCGGTCTGGGCATGACGATCCTGTATTCCCGTATCCCGAGTGTTTTCATGATCGTTTCGAGCTCGTTCGCTGTTTCCGTGAGATCGTATTCCGGTTCGGAGCCCTGGTTGCGCTGACGGTCGCGGATGGCGCGGGCAGCTTCCACGGGCAGGTTCCCGGAAAATCCCCTGCCGATGAACGCCCTGCCGCCGGGCTTGAGCACACGGCAGATTTCGGAAAACGCCCGGGGCTTGTCTTTCCAGAGGTGGAAGGACCCCCGCGAGACGACGATATCGACCGATGCATCCCTGAGAGGAATGCTGTGGGCATCGGCGAGGAGCGTCCCGATACGGTACCCGACGCCGGCATCATCGGCAATCGTCCGCGTAAAAGGGAAAAAGAACGGATTGATATCGGCATTGATCCAGTACATGTGCCCGGTTCGTTTTGCGAGCTCGACCGCAAGGTTGCCGGGGCCTCCGCCGATGTCGACGCCGGTCCCGGAAAAGTCGGCGAGATTGAATCTCGAAACGATGTGTTCCGCCAGCGGCCCGTAAAGGGGAGCGAAAACGGTTGTCGCCGTGCGGGTGTACCGTTCAGCCTGTTCCTTCTGTGCTTTCTCCGAACCGGTGATTACAGCATCTTCTCCCATGCAATAGTGTGTGTGGAGCGCTGCAAGAAAAACCATGAAAAAAAGCGTGTTCCGTTTCATTCAACAATCCTTTACTGGTGCTGTTTTCTGATACTGCCGCTCAGTTGTCCGAATCACCGGAACAGCGGCGCAAATATATCGATGAGGGCCACAATTCCCATATATGTGGTAATAAATGCGTAGACAAGGGTCGCGGACATCCCGATGTTGAGCCAGAGCCCGGCGGTGTGCTCGCCCATGATTTTTTTGTTATTGATCATCACCATGATCGCGATGGTGGTCACCGGCATGATCGTTGCCTGAAAGGCGCTCGCGGCTATCATGACAAACACGGGCCTCCCGCCGAACACCGGCACCGTGAGCCCCGCCAGAAAGGCGACAGCGCCGAGGATGCGGAACATGGTGCTCTGTATGTTGCGCTCTGTGCCGCGGTAATCGCAGATGAGCCATGGCAGGATGAGAGCGATGGGGAATACGGTGCTCACCGCCGCGCCGATGATACCGACCACGAAAATACTGATCGCAAACCGTCCCGCCACAGGTTCGAGAATCCTGACCATATCGACGGCGCGCTCGACCGGAATTCCCATGCGGTACAGGGTTCCCGCGGCGCATGCCATGATTGCGGCGGAAACGAAGAGCATCATACCCGCGCTCACGAGAGCGTCGATTTTTTCATGGTGGAGCTCCTTGATCGTCCAGCCCTTTTCGGCGACAACGATACTCCGCATGACAAACACGATTGCCCCGCATGTCGTTCCGGTCATCCCCGCGATGATGAGAAACGCGTTCGGTTCATCGGGAATGCTCGGAACGAGACCTCTGATGAGCTCTCCCGGTTTGGGTATGACCATGATCATGCTGAGCAGAAAACTCAGTCCCATCAAAATGACCAGCGTAATGAGGAATTTTTCGAATTTCGAATATTTCCCTGTCCACAGGAGATAATAACAGCCGGAAAGGATAACAACGGCTGAGATTATCATGTTCAAACCTTCGCCGCCGAACAGAATCTTTGTCCACTCCCTGATAAGATCGGTCAGCACCCCCATGACTCCGGCAATACCGAGAAACTCGCCGAGCGAAAGGGTAAAAATCGAATAAATCGCGATCCATTTCCCGAACGGCAGATATTTCCGGTATCCCATGAGGGAGGTATCGCCGCTCACGAGCGTGAACTGCCCGTACGCGACAAGCATGACATATGTAAAAACACAGGACAGTACGAGCACCCAGAACATACTCATACCATAACGGCTCCCTGCTGAAGCCATGTTGGTAATGCTGCCTGTACCGATGTTATAGCCCATCATGAACAGTCCCGGCCCGACAGCGAGGAGCATCAGGCCGATCTTACTGAAAATTCCTGTGCGCTTTTTATCCAAGGAGAGCTCCTTTCGAGACCCCGCATTATGGAATTGATGTCCGAAAACGATATGAATACAGAATATATAGTCATACGGTAACTGTCAAAGCCCTTTTACAGAGAATCAATAAATTTTTTCATGAATTTGTTTTTTATCGATAAAACCGGTGAAGATACTTATATGCAGCCCGTTGCGGGGTAATTCATTTTTCGTTGCGGGGATGGAGAACATGTACAGGAGACATCAGATTGTAACCTCAACCTGATGAGTGGCAACGGTGAGCGGCATTCCCTGTTCTGAACGTACTTCCAGACATTCCCTGATGGCATCTTTATATTATTGCGTTGTGCATCCTCTTCCATCTTACCATGACGTATACAATCCTGAAACGAGGGACATTCGGCAATATACAACTAACGGATACAATCGTACTGGCGCTATCCGGTGTTATTTCTCAGACACCGGAGCAATGACATATACTGCTTGCTATATATCGGTCAATGGTATACTTTCCTTAAGGAAACAAGCTTTTCAGGTGCTTTCCGGCAGCAGGCCGCAATCATGGGTGGCCGACAGATTTCGGAGCAATACTATCGTACGAACGAAATTTTATCAGCGAGGAGTGACTGTATGACCAAACCGTTCATGTGTGGTATAGTAATGGTCTTCACGATATTTGTCAGTTTTCAGGAGGCCACCGGCCAGGTGTCGGTGACCAACGACCGGTGGGAAAGGGAACCGGGATTCACCTACCCGTCATCAACCGGCCCCTATTCCCCGCAGCCGTTCAAGCCGCGACAGTATGTCACCTACCGAACCATCGGTGAAATTATGGTGGACGGCAAGCTTGACGAACCCTCCTGGTTGAACGCCGACTGGACCGAAAACCATGTCCACATTGTGTTCAGGGGCTACCGCAACCCGAGCCTCAGTACGCGCTCAAAGGTTGTCTGGGACGATGACAACATTTATTTTAGCGGCTTCCTTGAAGAACCGAACATCTATGCCCACATTACGAAAAAAGACACGATTGTCTGCCACGAAAGCGATTTCGAGATATTTATCGATGCTGACAGCGATGGCCGCAACTATATCGAGATCGAATTCAATGCGCTGGGGACAATCTGGGACATGACCTATGCCAAGGAACTCGACAAGGGCGCCCTGCCGAAAAGCTGGTGGTGGATACCCGGGAGCGAGCCCTGGGATGTCAGGGGAATGCGCCTCGCGGTCAGGACCGACGGCACCGTCAACTACCCGTTCGACCGGGATGTGGGCTGGACCTACGAATGCTCTATCCCCTGGTCGACACTCCAGGAAACGAGCCTCGCCGGAGAGCGACTCAACACAAACGGGAGTGCGATCCGGGTCAATTTCAGCCGTGTGCAGTTCAACATCAAAGAGGACTGGCCACTCGACGACTGGACGCCGGTCAGGGGTGTGGACTGGCTCTGGTCACCCATGCTGACCTACCGCGCCCACATCACCGAGTGTTTCGGGCGGATCATCATGTCCTCACGGACAGTCATTCAGGACCGCGACGAAACTCTCGAAAACGCTTTTCCCTTTATCGAGCCGCCCAGGCCTTCTGCCCGTGTAAAACCCGGCGACATGGTCAAAATCAAGGGCGGGACCTATGTCATCGGGCCCGATGACGAGGACCCCAGCGGCGCATCACCAAAAGGCGAGGTCACGGTCAGGGACTTCTATATCGACCGGTACGAAACGACTATCGGCGAGTACACGGCGTTCCTCAACGACGGCGGCCACGACGAATTCTACTGGGAGGACATGGCCGATCCAGACTGGTGCGGAATCGTGAAAAAGAGCGATGGCCGCTACGAAGCAGTCACGGGCAAGGAGCTGTACCCTGTCTGTCTCGTCAAGATCGAAGGAGCCAGGGCTTACGCCGCGTGGACGGGGAAACGGCTGCCGACTGAATTCGAATGGGAGATTGCAGCCCGAGGCAGCGAAGGACGCGCCTATCCCTGGGGTAACGAGCCGCCTGACGACAGCCGTGCGAATTACGACTTCCGTATCGGACATACCCTGCCGGTGGGGTCGTACCCCAAAGGACGGACACCCGAGGGTGTGTACGACATGGCCGGGAATGTCAACGAAATGATCGATCTGATATGGGATGAATATCCCTGGGGAAAGAAACGCCCGGATATTCAGAAACCATGCCGGAATCCGGTCTGCCGGGGCGGGGCATGGACCGGTCATGCAGCCATGCTGAAAACGACCTACCGCGATGTCGTCAAATCGCACTATATGGCACCCCTGGTGGGCTTCCGCTGCGCGAAAGATGCGGAGTGAGAGAAAAAAGTACCTGAGTGGCATAGTGACAAAGCGGATAAACAAAGCCGCAGGGACAGAGATTAACATACATATTTACTGTGGGAATTATCTCGCGGGTGCATGAAACTCTGGTGCCGACATTACGAAACTAAACAGAGTTATGACGGGATTAAACAAAGGGCAGGCATCTATTCCCTCCCTTTTCTATTCAGCGGCCACCGGTGTTTATGAATCGATGGCTTCGCAGAGAATCCCGATTATTATTAGGTAACAAAAAAAATCTTACATCCGTGTCAATCCGCCTGATCAGCGAAAAACAGCGTTCCATTTTTTCTTCGCGATCTATGTGTTCTTCATGCTCTTTTCCGCGCGGGCGACGATACGGTCGATTTCTCTTATTCGATGATCATCGAGCACCGGTTCGAGCAGCCCTGCCATGATCTCACGCGCCTGTTCCGCCGCCAGACGTTCCATTCCCCTGACTTGCCGATGGCTGTAAGTCTCCCAGTTCATACACTCGGTCAGGTCGCTGAGCCAGAATTCCTTACGGAAGTGGTCGAGGGTGTGCGGATCGCCGATGAAATTCCCTTCGGGGCCGATATGTTCTATGACATCGAGCGCCAGCGTGTCTTCACTGACCTCGAAGCCCGCCATCATGCGCCTCACCGAGCGCGCAAGCTCGGCATCGAGCACAAGCTGCACCGGGCTGAACGTCATACCGTATTCAAGCTGCCCCACGGTGCCGATGCCGGATGCCCCGCAGAGCAGCGGGAACA
Proteins encoded in this region:
- a CDS encoding SUMF1/EgtB/PvdO family nonheme iron enzyme, whose product is MTKPFMCGIVMVFTIFVSFQEATGQVSVTNDRWEREPGFTYPSSTGPYSPQPFKPRQYVTYRTIGEIMVDGKLDEPSWLNADWTENHVHIVFRGYRNPSLSTRSKVVWDDDNIYFSGFLEEPNIYAHITKKDTIVCHESDFEIFIDADSDGRNYIEIEFNALGTIWDMTYAKELDKGALPKSWWWIPGSEPWDVRGMRLAVRTDGTVNYPFDRDVGWTYECSIPWSTLQETSLAGERLNTNGSAIRVNFSRVQFNIKEDWPLDDWTPVRGVDWLWSPMLTYRAHITECFGRIIMSSRTVIQDRDETLENAFPFIEPPRPSARVKPGDMVKIKGGTYVIGPDDEDPSGASPKGEVTVRDFYIDRYETTIGEYTAFLNDGGHDEFYWEDMADPDWCGIVKKSDGRYEAVTGKELYPVCLVKIEGARAYAAWTGKRLPTEFEWEIAARGSEGRAYPWGNEPPDDSRANYDFRIGHTLPVGSYPKGRTPEGVYDMAGNVNEMIDLIWDEYPWGKKRPDIQKPCRNPVCRGGAWTGHAAMLKTTYRDVVKSHYMAPLVGFRCAKDAE
- a CDS encoding Nramp family divalent metal transporter codes for the protein MDKKRTGIFSKIGLMLLAVGPGLFMMGYNIGTGSITNMASAGSRYGMSMFWVLVLSCVFTYVMLVAYGQFTLVSGDTSLMGYRKYLPFGKWIAIYSIFTLSLGEFLGIAGVMGVLTDLIREWTKILFGGEGLNMIISAVVILSGCYYLLWTGKYSKFEKFLITLVILMGLSFLLSMIMVIPKPGELIRGLVPSIPDEPNAFLIIAGMTGTTCGAIVFVMRSIVVAEKGWTIKELHHEKIDALVSAGMMLFVSAAIMACAAGTLYRMGIPVERAVDMVRILEPVAGRFAISIFVVGIIGAAVSTVFPIALILPWLICDYRGTERNIQSTMFRILGAVAFLAGLTVPVFGGRPVFVMIAASAFQATIMPVTTIAIMVMINNKKIMGEHTAGLWLNIGMSATLVYAFITTYMGIVALIDIFAPLFR